The Sulfolobus islandicus Y.N.15.51 sequence TCATAATCTTCGAATTGTTTCTTTAACTCAGTTATTTGATTTTCCAAGTTCTTTATCTCATCCTCCAGTTTTTTCCTATCTTTTTCTAACTCCAACACTCTATTTCTCTTCTCCTCCAAGTTCTTCTTAGAATCATTATAGTCTTGTTCTATCCTGTCTAACTCTCTTAACTTGTTTTCCAAATTCTTCTTAAATTCCACTATTGGACCTCTGCTATCAATAAGCTTCTCGATTGATTCCAACTTTAGAATTTTCCCCATAATGTCTTGTAAATTCTCCAAAATTTTATCCAATTCTCCTTGTCTAACTATTATTGTTGATAGGGCAATATCTTTATCAATACCCAGAATTTTCTCTATTTCATTAGAGACTACCGTTGCACTACGTGCAACTGGTATTTGATTCCGTATTAACCTATCTTCTGTAGTGCTTCTTATATCCCTTATTATTTCTATTTTATCTTTTTCATTAGAAAGATGTAAGGTAACGCTCGCCTTATTTGAACCTTTTCTTATTAAGTTGTCGTTATTTCCTCTACTATGGGTTCTAAACAAGCTGAATACTATGCCATCTATTATAGAACTCTTACCTGCTCCATTTTGTCCCACTATTACATTTATTTCGCCTAGAAAGTGTATTTCACTGTGTTCATGACTTAAAAAATTAGTCAAAGTAATTTTGTCAATTCTCATAAGTTAACACCTGTTAGTCTTTTTAATATCTCATTTACTATATCTTCAGAATCAACGTTCTTTATCATTTGTAAAATTAAATTAGCCTCGTCCTCGTTGAACTTCTCGTATTTAGTAAGGTATTCGATTATTATCTTATCTAATCCCCTATCTTGCGGCAAGGTATATGTTAAGTTGTCTACACTTTGAATAGTTTCATCTTTATATATTCTATAATAAAGTGCAATATCATTTAAAGGAAGTAACTCTCTGTAAAGTAGATCCTTTCTCATTCTTTCACCTTCTACGATAATGTGTAATATTGGCTTATTGTTTTCACCTTTATTATTTTTTAATAAATCACTTTTTATTTTCGATATGTCATTCTTCAGATTTTTTGTATTTATGGTTACAACTTTTTGTGGCCTTACTGTAGTATTTATCGTGGTAAGTGTAGGTAAGTCCTTTGAAAAGTCTATTAGGTATGCTCCTTTTCCAAATTTTTCATACCCTTCTATTTCCTCTTCTCTCATAATATCTGGAGAACCAGCTATAGCGATTATTGAACCGTCATCTTGAATAAGTCTCCACCTAGTATGCAAATGTCCTAAAGCATAATACCCAAAACCTTTAGGTAAACTTCCTAATTCCATTTGCCACGAACCATCATACGGCAATATCTGTTTTACACCTTGATGTAGTAATAGGATACTCCTACTTGACTTTGGTTTTAAAGAGGATAACGTGCTAACCAATACGTTTTTTGAAACTGTGGGAATATGGGGGATTCCGTATATTTCTATGTCTTTTATAATATATGGCTTATCATAATTCAAAATTTTGATTAAATCCAATTCAGTTAGAATATTATGAGGAATGATGTAACCTTTCCTCTTTGGAGTGTCGTGGTCCCCTGGTATTGAGAGAAATGGTATATTCGCATCTTTTAACTTTTTTAGGATTTTAACAGCTATTACTAATGCATTTGTAGTAGGATTCGAAACATCGAAAAGGTCTCCAGAATGTATTACTGCGTCAACACGTTCTTTAATAGCAATGTCAATTAGTTGTGAGAAAACATCGTAAATATCCTTTTCCCTTTCTGCTAGGGAGTGCTGTCTTTTTCCTAAATGAGTATCAGAAATATGTAGAATTTGTACCATCATCAATCACCAATTTCCGTTCCAAAGTCGGCAAAGCCTTTAGCTATTCTTTCATTTTCTTCTGCTCTCTTCCATTCCCCTATCATGTCGGGGTCTGATCCAAGCAATTTTCCTTCAAATATATCTATCTTCACAACTGCAGGTAATTTTACTATTTTACCTATAATTATAGCCTCACCAACGTCCAAGGAGGACAGTTGTTCAGCTAAATCTTCGCTTAGATTATCACTTGACTCTAAGATGTATTTTTTATCAGTAGGTTCAATTATCTTTAAAATGATCTTGTTTGTCATTTGACTTAATATATTTTCATCTAGGCCTTTAGGCCTTTGACTTACTATTGTTAATCCAACTCCGAATTTTCTGCCCTCTCTTGCTATCCTGGACGCCCAGTACTTGGTTAATGTATTCTCGTTTTTAGACAAGAAAACGTGAGCTTCTTCTATTACGGCTATTATTGGGAATTTAAGGCCACTATTTTTGCTTCTTTTAAAATCTTTCCTAGAATCAAGGATTCTTCTTAAATAATGTGAGACTACTGCATCCATTGAGTCTTCATCTAATTGTGTTAGGCTTACAACGTTTACCTTACCTCTCTTTACTTTTTCAATTATATCTGAAGATGTAAGATCAATGACGTTTGAATACCTATCCATGAATTCTTCGAACTTATTCAGTACCTCATCCTTTGCACTACTCTTTTTATCACTATTTCCTTGAGTTTCCAATTCGTCTCTCATTAGTTCATAAAATTGGCTATTTAGAGTAGAAAATGGTATTTGTCCTTCTTTTAGCTTTTTTCTTATCTCATTTGTTACCTTTATGAAAGCTCTTCTTAAAATTCTGTACTGTATAATTGCATTCTCTCTTATTTCTAGTAACGTAGAAAATTCCCTTGGGGTCATATAAAGAGGGTTAAGTTTAGGTTCAATACGATTTAGATTCTTTATATCGCTATCATAGTACTCTCCATGATAATCAAAGATAAGAACAGATCCCCCAAGTTCAGAAATTCTTTGAGAAAGAACTGCTACTGTATTTGACTTCCCAGAACCAGTAGCTGCTAAAATAGCTAAATGTCTTGCAAAGGAATTTATATTTAATTTAACCTCCACGTTTTTACCTATTAAGCTTCCTATTCTAATTTGGCCATCTTGCGAATAAATACTTTTTAACTCCTCATCTTCAGCCTCTCTAGCTGGGGTTCCAGCGAACGGGGGTATATCGGGCATTAAAAAGTGATTATTCATATCACATAACATTTTTACTTTAGCCTTTGTATAAACGGGTATGCTATTGTTGAATTGTTTTAATCTTTGAACGATTTCTATATCATTCATATTATCATCTAGCATAGGGCTACCTCTAGTCACGTTTGTTATTAGTCCAAGGGCCTTAACGTTATCATATTCTAGAACAACATAAGTTCCTAATCTAACTGGCCTTTCAGCTAGTATCAAAGCCTCTTGTGTTGTAGCTTGACCAATTACATAACCAATTATCATGTATAGATAAAATACTATTGGCTTCCTAAAATGGTTTACTCATTGTAGAAGAGTAATACCTAGAAATGGGAAAAATTTAAAAAGCAAAAATAGCTTTATAAGGCTTTGGCGACAGATTTGATTGTTTCTGAGATTTTTGCTTCTTGTTCAGCGAATGTGCATAGCATTTTTTCAATGTCTTCGTGTCCTTCTTGTTTTGCTGTCATTGCAACCTTATTATACTCACTTATATGTTGTTCTTGCTCTTCTTTAGCCATTTCATTTAAGACTTTAGAAACCTTTGCTATCGTTTCTGCAATCTTAGCCTCTTGATCCGCAAAACTGCATAGCATTTTTTCAATGTCTTCGTGTCCTTCTTGTTTTGCTGTCATTGCAACCTTATTATACTCACTTATATGTTGTTCTTGCTCTTCTTTAGCCATTTCCCCTACTACTCCTCTTAATTCTTGGTTCTTTAATAAGGTCTCGAAGATTGCCTTAGCATGCCCTAATTCTACTAATGCCTTCTCTCTTAATGCCTTAGCTTCTTCTTTTTTTCCTAATTGCTCTAATTTCTCAGCTACTAGCATTAATGACATAAAATCTTCTGCATTTGCTTTAAATAACTCCTTTAGACCCATTTCGGTTTCTTTTCCGAGAGCCATAACAAACACCTACATTAATATACTAATCCAAGGTTTATAAACTTTAATTATAGTCTAACTTAATATTGTTATCATTCCATCACACATAATAATACTGTTCTAAGTTACTAGAAAGCTTACATGAAGAAGTACTAATTAAAATTATAAGGATATTCCTCCTATTTAAGCTTAGCGTGATGAATAACTCCAATCCTGATCAATGATGTAGTAACTCGCGACTGAATTGCATTTATACCCATTTTTTTATATTCAAGTATATGATTTCGGTAAAAGAAATGAGGGCTTTGGAAATAAATAGTTCTGCTTTAGGCGTGTCTACATTAATACTCATGGAGAATGCAGGTAGATCCGTTAAAGACGAAATAGTAAAGAGATTTAACGTAAAGGATAAGGTAGCATATGTTTATGTAGGACATGGTGGAAAAGGTGGTGACGGGTTGGTTGCGGCGAGACATTTAGCCGATGAAGGTGCTAAGGTAACCGTAATTTTATTGGGAGAAAATAAACACGAGGATGCAATCCTTAATCTTAATGTCATAGAAGAGATGGACTATTCAATAACGTTAGTTGAGATAAAGGATATGGATGAACTAAAGCCAATCTCTGCTGATATTTTAATCGATGCCATGTTAGGTACGGGATTCTCTGGAAAGCCAAGAGAACCGTTTAGAAGTGCGATAAAAGCGTTCAACAATAGTAAAGGGTTCAAGGTTTCTATAGACGTTCCTTCCGGGATAAATGCTGATACTGGTGAAGCATATGAAGACGAATATGTTAAACCGGATCTGGTTGTCACGTTTCACGATATCAAACCTGGCTTATTAAAGTATAATTTCAATACTGTGGTCACGAAAATAGGTATTCCAGTAGAAGCCCAAATATATGTTGGGCCAGGGGATTTGATAGTTAACGTGCGTAGTAGACCTTATTACTCTAAGAAGGGTGATAGTGGAAGAGTACTAGTAATTGGAGGAAGTTACACTTTTAGTGGTGCTCCAACTCTAGCCGCTATGGGTGCTTTGAGAGCTGGAGCTGATCTAGTTTATGTAGCATCACCAGAGGATACGGCTAGAATTATAGCAGGATACTCTCCAGACTTAATTACAATAAAATTAAGGGGAAAGAACTTTTCTCCAGACAATTTTGAAGAATTGAAATCATGGATAGATAGAGCAGACGTAGTGGTTATAGGTCCGGGAATGGGTCTAGCTGAGGAGACTATTGAGGCTTCTAAACTAATTGTGAATTATGTTAAAGAGAAGAATAAGCTAGCTGTTATTGATGCTGATGCACTTAAGGCAATAAGTGGGTTCGATTTGTATGAAAATGCTGTAATAACACCTCATGCAGGAGAATTCAAGATATTCTTTGGAGAAGAACCGAATAAGAACATAAGAGATAGAATAAGCCAAGTAATTAGATATGCTAAGAAATGTAAATGTACGGTTCTACTTAAGGGGTATGTTGATATAATAAGTGATGGTAAAAGGTTTAAATTAAATAAATCTGGTAACCCAGGTATGACCGTGGGAGGGAGTGGGGATACGTTGACTGGTATAATAGCAACATTAATGGCTCAAAAAATCGAACCATTTATAGCCGCATATTTAGGGGTTTTCATAAATAGCCTAGCTGGAACTTTAGCATATAATAGGCTCGGAGCTCATTTGACACCTACTGATATAATAAATGAAATTCCAAATGTGATAAATAATCCCTTGGATTCTTTCAAAAGAAAATTGTATAAAAGAGTTTTAAGTTGAGTTTTGTTCCTTTATTATCTCTAATGATTTGTCAGCGTGTTCCTCTGCCTTCTTCAGATTTTTCAAGATATCTACTATTTTGCCATTTTCGTCTATTATGAAAGTCACTCTTTGGGCACTAGTCCCCCTTTCGTTTAACACACTATAAAGTTTCGATATTGTTTTCTGGGCGTCGGCAACTATTGGGAATTTAGCTCCATATTTCTCTGCGAATTTTTTCTGGGTATCAATTTTATCTACACTAACACCTATTACCTCAGCATTCAATTTTTTGAATTCGTCATAGAGTTCAGTAAATCTTTGTAGTTCCCTTGTACAACCACTAGTAAAGGATTTTGGGTAGAAGTATAATATTACTTTTTTCCCTCTAAAATCTGATAACTTAATTTTTCCGAGAGTGGATTCAGCCTCGAAATCTGGTGCTTCTTCTCCTACGTTCATACTAATTTAATTCTTGCGTAATTCGAATATAAGAATTTAGACAAAATATTTTTACTTCTTACTCGTAGTCAGTTAGTAAAATGAGAATCATACCACGTACTATGTCAACACAACATCCCGATAATGCGAAAGTACCAGAGTGGGCAAAAAGCGAAGTTATCGAAGGAGAAGATGAAGTTAAAGAAGCCTTCCTAGCTTATAGTATGTATGGAGTTCATGAGGTAATGTGGGATGCTGAGGGAAAAGACGTAGATACCCATGTGGTAAGAAAGTTATTGTCAAATTATCCAGACTACTTTAGAGAACATATTTTAGGTAAAGATGTATTTTTAACTTATAGGTTACCTAACCCAAAGGTGGAAGGTGCTGATAGAAAAGTATTTGCCGAAACCATGGAGAGCATTCCAATAACTTATGATTTGGCAGAGAAATTTTACGGTAATGGGATTACGGTACCAGTTTTTGAAGTAATTTTACCAATGACAACTAGTAATTTGGAGATAATAAGTGTGGCTAGGTATTACGAAAAAGCAGTTGCAAATGAAGATGAACTAGAACTTTACGATGGTGTAAAAGTAAAGGATTTAGTTGGAGAAATATATCCTAAAGTAATAGAAGTTATACCACTAGTCGAAGATAGGGACTCTCTTCAAAATATTGACAATATAGTGGAGGGATATTATAAGGTAATTAAACCTAAGTATATGAGAGTCTTTTTAGCCAGGTCGGATCCAGCAATGAATTATGGAATGATAACAGCTGTTCTGTCAGTAAAGATTGCCTTAAGTGAGTTATACAAACTTTCAGAATCGTTAAACTTTGAAATATATCCAATAATTGGTGTTGGTTCACTTCCATTTAGAGGCCATTTATCTCCTGAAAACTATGAAAAAGTATTGGAAGAGTATAAGGGAGTTTATACATATACGATTCAATCAGCGTTTAAGTATGACTATGATTACGACAAAGTAAAAAGTGCTATTTCTTCAATAAATAACTCACGGATTGGCCCAGCTAAAATATTGGAAAAGTATGAGGAAGATGTTCTAAGAAAGATAACGATCTTATATACTGAACGTTACCAGCCAATTATAGAAAATCTTGCAAACGCTATAAATGACGTCTCCGTGTTACTTCCTAGAAGAAGAGCCAGAAAACTTCATATTGGCCTTTTTGGATATTCTAGAAGCGCAGGCAAGGTTAGCTTACCTAGGGCAATTTCTTTCGTGGGTTCACTATATTCAATAGGAATACCACCAGAACTAATAGGAATTTCGTCTTTAAGCAATTTAGATGAGAAAGAGTGGGATATATTCAAACAGAATTACGTTAATTTTAAACATGATCTACAAACTGCTGCGAGATTCTTTAATTGGGAGTCGTTCGAATTAATTAAGGATATATGGAAAATTAGTGAGGATACTATAGCAAAGATCAAGGAAGATATCGATTACGCTGAGAGCGTGATAGGCATAAAATTAGGAGGCATAGATTACGATAGTAGAAAACATATCCTAATGTCTTCGCTATTTTTACTATCATTTAAAGAGAAAATCCTTCAAGAATCTAAGAAGTATTTATATGAGATGGCATTAATTAGAAGATCCTTGGGATGAGAATACTAGTAAACGGTCTACTACCACTGGATTCGGGTAAGACAACATTTTCATTATCCATTATTCGACTATTTAATCAA is a genomic window containing:
- a CDS encoding peroxiredoxin; translated protein: MNVGEEAPDFEAESTLGKIKLSDFRGKKVILYFYPKSFTSGCTRELQRFTELYDEFKKLNAEVIGVSVDKIDTQKKFAEKYGAKFPIVADAQKTISKLYSVLNERGTSAQRVTFIIDENGKIVDILKNLKKAEEHADKSLEIIKEQNST
- the mre11 gene encoding DNA double-strand break repair protein Mre11 → MMVQILHISDTHLGKRQHSLAEREKDIYDVFSQLIDIAIKERVDAVIHSGDLFDVSNPTTNALVIAVKILKKLKDANIPFLSIPGDHDTPKRKGYIIPHNILTELDLIKILNYDKPYIIKDIEIYGIPHIPTVSKNVLVSTLSSLKPKSSRSILLLHQGVKQILPYDGSWQMELGSLPKGFGYYALGHLHTRWRLIQDDGSIIAIAGSPDIMREEEIEGYEKFGKGAYLIDFSKDLPTLTTINTTVRPQKVVTINTKNLKNDISKIKSDLLKNNKGENNKPILHIIVEGERMRKDLLYRELLPLNDIALYYRIYKDETIQSVDNLTYTLPQDRGLDKIIIEYLTKYEKFNEDEANLILQMIKNVDSEDIVNEILKRLTGVNL
- the herA gene encoding DNA double-strand break repair helicase HerA, which codes for MIIGYVIGQATTQEALILAERPVRLGTYVVLEYDNVKALGLITNVTRGSPMLDDNMNDIEIVQRLKQFNNSIPVYTKAKVKMLCDMNNHFLMPDIPPFAGTPAREAEDEELKSIYSQDGQIRIGSLIGKNVEVKLNINSFARHLAILAATGSGKSNTVAVLSQRISELGGSVLIFDYHGEYYDSDIKNLNRIEPKLNPLYMTPREFSTLLEIRENAIIQYRILRRAFIKVTNEIRKKLKEGQIPFSTLNSQFYELMRDELETQGNSDKKSSAKDEVLNKFEEFMDRYSNVIDLTSSDIIEKVKRGKVNVVSLTQLDEDSMDAVVSHYLRRILDSRKDFKRSKNSGLKFPIIAVIEEAHVFLSKNENTLTKYWASRIAREGRKFGVGLTIVSQRPKGLDENILSQMTNKIILKIIEPTDKKYILESSDNLSEDLAEQLSSLDVGEAIIIGKIVKLPAVVKIDIFEGKLLGSDPDMIGEWKRAEENERIAKGFADFGTEIGD
- the ppcA gene encoding phosphoenolpyruvate carboxylase codes for the protein MRIIPRTMSTQHPDNAKVPEWAKSEVIEGEDEVKEAFLAYSMYGVHEVMWDAEGKDVDTHVVRKLLSNYPDYFREHILGKDVFLTYRLPNPKVEGADRKVFAETMESIPITYDLAEKFYGNGITVPVFEVILPMTTSNLEIISVARYYEKAVANEDELELYDGVKVKDLVGEIYPKVIEVIPLVEDRDSLQNIDNIVEGYYKVIKPKYMRVFLARSDPAMNYGMITAVLSVKIALSELYKLSESLNFEIYPIIGVGSLPFRGHLSPENYEKVLEEYKGVYTYTIQSAFKYDYDYDKVKSAISSINNSRIGPAKILEKYEEDVLRKITILYTERYQPIIENLANAINDVSVLLPRRRARKLHIGLFGYSRSAGKVSLPRAISFVGSLYSIGIPPELIGISSLSNLDEKEWDIFKQNYVNFKHDLQTAARFFNWESFELIKDIWKISEDTIAKIKEDIDYAESVIGIKLGGIDYDSRKHILMSSLFLLSFKEKILQESKKYLYEMALIRRSLG
- a CDS encoding bifunctional ADP-dependent NAD(P)H-hydrate dehydratase/NAD(P)H-hydrate epimerase, which translates into the protein MISVKEMRALEINSSALGVSTLILMENAGRSVKDEIVKRFNVKDKVAYVYVGHGGKGGDGLVAARHLADEGAKVTVILLGENKHEDAILNLNVIEEMDYSITLVEIKDMDELKPISADILIDAMLGTGFSGKPREPFRSAIKAFNNSKGFKVSIDVPSGINADTGEAYEDEYVKPDLVVTFHDIKPGLLKYNFNTVVTKIGIPVEAQIYVGPGDLIVNVRSRPYYSKKGDSGRVLVIGGSYTFSGAPTLAAMGALRAGADLVYVASPEDTARIIAGYSPDLITIKLRGKNFSPDNFEELKSWIDRADVVVIGPGMGLAEETIEASKLIVNYVKEKNKLAVIDADALKAISGFDLYENAVITPHAGEFKIFFGEEPNKNIRDRISQVIRYAKKCKCTVLLKGYVDIISDGKRFKLNKSGNPGMTVGGSGDTLTGIIATLMAQKIEPFIAAYLGVFINSLAGTLAYNRLGAHLTPTDIINEIPNVINNPLDSFKRKLYKRVLS